The segment gatggatcacagaaaaaagcaagggaattaaaaaaatctacttctgcttcattgactattctaaaggctttaattgtgtggatcacaacaaactgtggaaaattcttaaagaaaagggaatacccaagaaacctgtatgcaggacaagaagcaagagttagtactgcacatggaacaatggactgcttcaaatttggaaaaagagtacttcaaggctatatattgtcaccctgcttatttaacttatatgcagagtacaccatgcgaaatgctgggctggatgattcacaatctggaatcaagtttcccaggagaaatattaacaatctcagatatgcagatggtaccactctaatggcagaaagcaaagagaaactgaagagccttttgatgagggtgaaagaggagaatgaaaaagctggattaaaactcaacattcagaaaactgagattatgacatctggtcccatcactttatggcaaacagatgggggaaaagtggaaacaatgacagattttcttttcttcagttccaaagtcactgcagatggtgagtgcagccatgaacttaaaagacgcttgatccttggaagaaaagacttGACTAaccaagacagtgtattaaaaagcagagacattactttaccgacaaaggtccctatagtcagagctatggtttacccagtaatcatgtatggatgtgagagttggaccataaagaaggctaagcagtAATCTTGAATCTGGAATTCTGATGCAGTTACCACCAGTGGAATAAAACCTGCTagaatactgaaactgaagctccaattctttggccacctgattgcgAAGAACCGATTCACTGGAGAAGAAactgataatgggaaagattgagggcaagaggagaagaaggtgacagaggataagatggtaggatggcatcactgactcaatggatatgagtttgagcaaactctgggagatagtgaaggtcagggaagctggACGTGCTGTAGTtcctggggtcgtaaagagtcagacatgatctagggactgaacaacagcaaaagcagGGAAAATTAATTCATCAGTCAGTCATATTTCAGACACATGGAAGAAGTATTTATGTACCCTTACAAGAAGCTATCTTGGCAGTGGAGTGGGCTTTTCACCTGCTCAAGAGACTAGGAGAAATTACCACCCACTCACCAAGCAGGAACATCTCCACACTCCTCTACTCATGAGCGGGAATGCGGAGACACTTTGGTcactctctgtgtctctgctACAATCGTGCACATTGCACAGAGCGCCCCCTCATCTTTTCAGGCTGACGTCCCATCTGCAACTTCCGGGAGCAGGCTTTCTGGAAGGACAGTGGTGGGCACAGCACGTGGGAAGAGATATCTGTTTTACTGCTGGGCAGTCTGTGGGATGTGGCCAGGATACGGAATCATTGTCattttgccggggtccagccctggtggatccagggaattcgaagcgggaacggcgttggcgaggatcaggaaacaactgcttaattaaacgttaattaaggatataaagagtaatagaataaggatagctcagtgaggaaattcagtggagaagagaggctgaataattcagccagaaggtgagagaaagaacaacatggggagaccaagtttcggtgaacaaggcccacactttattttccaaagtagtttttataccttaagttatgcatagaggataatgggggaaggggtagagtcatgcagcaagccaggctttcttcctgcaaacttatcatatgcaaaagcttaggtgatttgcatcatcttctggccaggaggcctgttaacattttaagaccctttcttcagaaaacttacttttctctaaaggtgattggtcaggagccaccctccaaaagcattagataaagttgcattcctacagagcaaaggtgtggtgggctataacaagaaaaagagttaactcaagtgtcccaggttacaaacattaaagctactacttacaccaattatattaatcaatacactgccagggacacagcaggtaagggatatggagacttagcagcaaacattggcccaacaagtgaaaatcccttcaccaatacgatttctaatcaatcttttaactgctcaaaggaatctgtatttagacagtttagaacatctcatgcctctcacagttgggaggctctgagcaatcacatgtggccagaaaaacctattcaagcaggctagaggacttccaaaggaatttgtaggttgaaacactatcacacccaggaactttattaactggagctgtaagttaactcttttttcagagagaggtagtgggggacagccccccgtaaagtcagaggtgtaggtgaaagcacaaagcagaaagtaggcagactctggttttggggggtagatgctcgagaatttccagggggactcctgaggctcgatcccacctttgcgtatgccgagcctccttcctcatgacctttgtcatgggtggagctcctcacgctggctcccggcagtgatagacttccagttgagctattccagatcctgaaagatgatgctgtggaaagtgctgcactcaatatgcaatatgccggctccctgcatcatttcataatttataaGCAGGTGTGTATTGTGTctggtgctcagttgctaagtggcgtccaactctttgcaatcctgtggaatatagcctgccaggctcctctgtccatgaattttccaggcagaatactggagtgggttgctattttctcctccaggggatcttcctgacccagggattgaaccctcatctcctcaattggcaggcagattctgagctactgctgagctactggggaaaccCAATTTATAGACACAACCACTTAAATGCAGAGTTTAATAGTTATAGTAGTTTTATGGTCTTGGCAGATGTACTCACCATCATCACTTAGGGTGAATCTGGACACCCACCTGAAGGTAAGCACTGCCTTCCTCCCTGACATCCTAGAGTCCTGCACACTGGGTGCTGGCCACCTGCGCACTGGGGGCTCAACAGCTTAATAAAGAGGCCACAGAAATGGCGAGGGAGATgaaggaacaaaaataaatcttaatggTGGGGGGGAAAAGTATTCTAGCAggttttaggagaaggcaattgcaccccactccagtactcttgcttggaaaatcccatggatggaggaacctggtaggttgtagtccatggggtcactaggagttggacacgactgagcgacttcactttcacttttcactttcatgcattggagaaggaaatggaaacccactccagtgttcttgcctggagaatcccagggacgggggagcctggtgggctgccgtctatggggtcgcacagagtcggacacgactgaagtgacttagcagcagcagcaggttttatTCCCCTGGTGGTAACTGTATCAGCTCTCTACTTTCAGTCTGATTTCTCACTTCATGTATTGGGGTCCAGACTAGTGGGAGTACAGAGGAggcataggatttttttttttttttttttttttttgcttacctgCTTCTCAATCAACTGAAAGCAATTTGAGATAGGAATTGCATCTGATTTTGGTTTCCACATTGCAGACAACCCTGTAAATTTCCAGAATGAATGCTGGAAGCTAGGGATTCCTGAAAATGCACAAGAGTTTAAGAGAACCTAGGTGATCTGCTGAGCCAGAGAGTCCTGCCAACATGATAACTTCAACTCAAGATTCTAATTTTAGGTGGAGGGTTGGTTCAGTGAGTAGGACTCTGCACTCACattgcaggaggcccaggttcgatccctggtcagggaactagatcccacaagcctaaattaagacctggtgcagacaaaaaaaacaaacaaaaagaacagcTCAGCAAACGGATGTGCATTTAAATGGTCCCAGTTTTGGCAAGAAAtaacaaaattcattttaactGGTGAGATAATCTCTATAGGTGAAAAAGGCACATTTGAAGAAGACTATTCTTGAGTTCAACTGACTTAGTCACAGCCATTGTTACTGGATCGACAACGCTGCCCTGAGCGCCCATGTAAGGCAACCTCACAGCTGTCTTCAGCCACACGTTCCCATGCTTTAAAATGGCTTATGCCAGCAAAGAACAATGGCAGCAATTCTCACCATACTATAGTCAGACTTTGCATAAAATAAACCCTATCCTGGAGAAAAGAACAAGCTATGAGATGACCTCATTAAATCTTCTGCTGGGTTCGCTTCACTGGCACAAATAATTGCACAAGAAACTAGACAAACAGGCTGACAGACACTGAGCCAACAGTTCTTTCCATAGAGATTCCTGAATccctaagaaaacaaacaaacaaacagaagacaGATCGATGCCACACATGCCTCAGGAATGAAGAGTGCCCGGCTAACATACTAACCATCTAAACTTGACATTCTAAAAAAGATACTTAGTTGAATTAAAGCAAGAATGTGACAAGAGGTAAAAAGACGTTTCAAGAACCAGGTTACCTAAGTAAGGTCTCATGAGGCTAGAGGTGTAAGGTGGCTTGTCATCCAAGTAGGGTCCAGGGCCCCAGAGGAGGCCCCTTCAGGGAGGTTTACTAAACTCATGGAGTCTTCTCTCTTTAGTTACAGATCAGTACTCAGTCCAAGATTCACAGTGACGCCTCCCCCCACCTCTTTGccctcatctctctccctctctctcttttgcccATATCCCTCCTCTCTGGTACACTGGTCCACAAATTTCTAGGTTCCTCAGGATCCCCAAAATATTATTCCATCTCACAGTAAGACAGTTGGGCCATTTTTGTTAACTCCCTCATGCACTGGTGTCTAGAAGCTGCCTCCGTGAAGAGAGTTGGGCCATGTCCTGGCTCATCTCACCTGTTTTCCTTATCTCTGTGCCACCTGATGTCCAAGATCcacaacttgtttcatatatctTGCCCAGTTTTCTAGTTGGAAGGTCAACTCTACCTTTATCAGTAAAAAGAAGTaacagcaatttattttttaattttacaaatatgtCATTTTATGATGGATAGGGGTAATAACCTGCCCATTCAACCACACATTAGATGAGATCTGCCTTAaattatctggtggctcagatgtgtaaagagtccacctgcaatgtgggagatgcaggagtcTCTGGCTCAATCcccgtgttgggaagatcccctgaaggagggcatggcaagccactctagtattcttgcctggaaatcctatggacagaggagcctggcaggctatagtctctagggccacaaagagtcagacacagcagcTGAGCAGAGCACACGGCACAGGGGTAGTTACTGCTCATTCAGCTGCACATTATTTGAGACCTGACTGAGATAATGTTTCCAACATTATGCAACATTCCAACATTCCAGCAGCATGTGGGCTGTGTCTTGGGGATGAATAGAGGGAATTCAGGTGAAGGTCTAGGGAGAGGAGGGAGTGCTTTCCATGCAGAGGGCGCCTTTCCTGACCCATGGGAATCATGGAGACATATGGAAAGAAGAAACCCTCTGACCATTCCTCCTAAAAATTGTTAACTGGCATTATTTGCAAAGCTAGAGATACCATACCACACAGAAAATAATGGATGTAATAATGGAACGTTTCCCAAAGCATGTTTGTGTTTAGGGCTCTCCTCTTAGAGTCCTGCCCCAGTCTCCTGTGTGTACCCCACAAACTATCATCAGGAGGACTAGGTCAGGAGCAGGTCAGgatgaggacagtgaaaaagctggctttaaactaagcattcaaaaactaagagcatggcatcccgtcccatcacttcatggcaaatagatggggaaacaatggaaacagtgacagactttattttctagggctccaaaatgactgcaaatggtgactgcagacatgaaattaaaagacactacttggaagaaaagctatgaccaacatagacagaatattaaaaagcagagacattactttgctgataaaggtccgtatagtcaaacctatggtttttcctgtagtcatgtatggatgtgatagttggaccgaaaagaaagctgagcgccgaaaaattgatgcttttgaactgtggtcttcaAAAGAAAGCCCCTtggctcttgagagccccttggactgcaaggagatcaaaccagtcagtcctaaaagaaatcagttctgaatattcactggaaggactaatgctgaagttgaagctccaatactttggacacctgatgcgaagagccgactcaatggaaaagaccctggtgctgggaaagattgaaggcaggaggagaaggggccgacagaagatgagatggttggatggcatcaccgactcaatggacatggctttgagcaagctccgggagctggtgttggacagggaagcctggcctgctgctgtccatggggtctcaaagagttggacacgactgagccactgaactgaactgaggtcagaTATGACTGTGGTGTAATCTTTAAGATCACCACCAGAGGGCGGGGCTTCCTTCAGATGCGGTTCCTCATTGTATTCAGGAGCTGGTTTGACTTGCCTACTCTGTAGCCACAAGACAGAATATTGCTGCAGTACAGAAAGGGGCTCTCAGTTTCTGAGCGAGGAGCTTCTGTAGCATCCAGCCAGAGACTAACTTTGTTAGATTTGATGTTTCTAGGGAACAAGGACTGTTGCCAGAATGTTTTCTGCCACTCACTCAGTTCTTGTCATCTGCTTAATACTTGGTAAGTAGCATTTTATcctaaaatgatttttcattttcctatgataacaggtaagttttatttttcttctctggctgAAAACGCCTCCTGTACATTTCTActataacaaagtgattctctTGTAGGAGGGACCAATGGTGACTCAGTGAGCCAGACAGAAGGCCCAGTGATTGTCTCAGAGGGGGCTCTCGTGACCCTGAATTGCACTTACCAGACTGCTAGTTTGGCTCCCTCTCTTTTCTGGTACATCCAGCATCTCAACAAAATTCCTCAATTCCTTCTGAAGGGCTTAACAGCAGACAAGAAGGTAGAGCATGAAGGTTTTCAGGCCACTCTTGTTAGGAGTGACAGCTCCTTCCACCTGCAGAAAAGGGCAGTGCAAGCATCAGACTCGGCTGTGTACTACTGTGCTCTGAGTGACACAGTGAGAGAGGGCTGCGGGGGAGCTGAGCACAAACCCAAGGAGAGCAGGAGGCTGAAGTCAGAAAGAGGTATGTTCTCTCCTTGATCAGAGGTTAGTTTACATTTAGAGTTTTTCAGGAAAACCAATCAAGCTCAGGTCTTATCCTAGAAACTCAGGAGGTTGGAAATTGCTCTACGGGGATAATAGGGTGGATGTCAGTCTTAAAGAAGACCCAAGCTCCAATCCCCAGAAGCACCCCTGTTCAGCCAGAAAGATTCCTCTCTTCTCTagactgactttaaaaaaaaaatgtttttctcataaTGTAAGATGGATATTAGATGCCACAGAATTAATAATtcatttagagaaaagaaatagatgattAAAAGCTGCATCACCTGAATCATAATCATGAACCAACACAGAGGTACCAAGCAAATCACATACCAGCCTGCATGTGGCTGAGACGTAAGGCTATTGAGGGGCTGTTTTCAGTGAAAGCCTTTGAACTGGAGCTGCTGCAGCCATGGGATGAAAAAGCGTTTGTGACTTTTGAGTGGCTAtgtttcattatttgtttattttatttttgcttcagcTGGGTCTCTGTTCCTGAATTTGGgctctctccagttgcagtgagtggaggtcactcttcactgcagtgcatgggcttctcagtgcggtggcttcttgttgcagagcacaggttccaggtgcacgggcttcagtgtGGCAGCGCATGGGCTCAGGAGTCGTGGCACGCAGCCTCTAGGGCTACATTTCTGATATAAGGAAATAAGAATGCATGGTCTGGTGAGCTTGTCCTCATTTTGACTATAGGGTGGATATTTAAAAGCAAGATTATTTTAGCACACATTATTGATTACTGTTAGACACATAAAGCTGGACAAATTTTGCCCACCCGAAAACTTGCTATGATTGCATTAAACAGACCAGGACCTTTATCCAGCATAAATTCCCCCAGAAACCCATGCCTTGGAGTgtagaaagaaaagctatggtgGTTGAGAGTAAACAGTTTTATCTTCCTGTATGAAAGAAAAGCTTGTGAGCTTATTTCACTGTAGATTTGGGCTGCAGatccctccccccaaaaaggaGCTATACAAAAATGGATGACTATTTGTTCTCAGAGCTCACTGTAATCATAATAAATTGTTTTTGTCACAAAACGTATGTCTATCCTAGATGCATTGACTGAATATGCATGCAGCCCTGATGTAACTGTTGTTAATTTAAttacagcatggcaacccactccaatattcttgcctggagaatccatggacagaagagcctggtgggctacagtccatggagtcacaaagagtcagatataaccaAGTGACTTTCAAGTCTAAATAGGCAGATTACAATCACCGACCACATGAACAAGCCATGGCATGACACAGGCAAACTGATCTCAGCCAGTTACATTTCCTGTTCTGATGCAGAAGCATCTCACAGCTCAGACACCGTGCATGTGCCCTGGCAGGCACAGGTCAGGCATCTCGACCCGAATTTGAGAGAGAACACAGAGCATTTCACTCAGAGGAAGACTGTCCAGCATGGGGCTCCCTGGCCTGCTCAGAGCTGTGATAGCCTCTGTCTGCCTTGGTAAGGCTGGTAAGGATGACCGCAAACAGCCTCAGCTCTGCTCAGCTCCCATGTGTAGAGGTAGGGCAGGTTATTATTGTCTGTTGGGGTTTAGGAGAGTTGGTTAACTGGCAGAGGAATTAGAAAGAACCCTTAATCCTCTGTTTGTTCCTTGAAGCCTTCTGCGTTCCACCAGGAGAATcagcctcttcctttctctttctctctctcttatatatatatatataatttttttttcttctctccaggaTCCATCATGGCTCAGAAAGTAACTCAAAATCAGTCAGAAATTTCTGTGCTGGAGAAGGAGGATG is part of the Bubalus bubalis isolate 160015118507 breed Murrah chromosome 11, NDDB_SH_1, whole genome shotgun sequence genome and harbors:
- the LOC102388997 gene encoding uncharacterized protein LOC102388997, producing MFSATHSVLVICLILGGTNGDSVSQTEGPVIVSEGALVTLNCTYQTASLAPSLFWYIQHLNKIPQFLLKGLTADKKVEHEGFQATLVRSDSSFHLQKRAVQASDSAVYYCALSDTVREGCGGAEHKPKESRRLKSERGSIMAQKVTQNQSEISVLEKEDVTLNCAYEANSYTYYLFWYKQPPSREMIFLIHQESYNELNKTKDQYFLNFQKATSSISLTISDAQLEDSAVYFCALRDHSDAAA